The following are from one region of the Cystobacter ferrugineus genome:
- a CDS encoding glycoside hydrolase family 1 protein yields the protein MNAHVRTFPDSFTFGVATSAYQVEGGIENDWAEWERAGKLKEPHVRCGRGVDHWNRYEEDYGLALDVGASAFRMSLEWARIEPERGRIDGAVLEAYRERLLKMKARGLRPVVTLHHFTHPLWFHRDTPWHLPQSVEAFRAYVRACAPILRGLDALVISLNEPMVLLLGGYLQGLMPPGIADGAKMMAALGNMVRAHVAAREELQAALGHVEIGISQNTLAFAPDRSWNPLDRALVRLGAQAYNHSFHEVLVSGKLRVNMPGIGSTKQDIPGAKDSCDFIGVNYYTRAHLRFLPRPPFLSFQFRDKHGRGLTDIGWEVWPEGFGQVLRELKRYGLPVWVTENGIDDRGGERRPAYLREHLEQVLTARAEGVDVRGYLYWSLLDNFEWLEGWGPRFGLYHVDFETLERRPTPACQFYREVATTRRLPSLVPPSSATRPNLIIQPSAAR from the coding sequence ATGAATGCTCACGTGAGAACCTTTCCTGACTCCTTCACCTTCGGTGTCGCCACATCCGCGTACCAGGTGGAGGGTGGCATCGAGAACGACTGGGCCGAGTGGGAGCGGGCCGGGAAGCTGAAGGAGCCGCACGTGCGCTGCGGCCGGGGCGTGGACCACTGGAACCGCTACGAGGAGGACTACGGCCTGGCGCTGGACGTGGGCGCGAGCGCCTTCCGCATGTCGCTGGAGTGGGCGCGCATCGAGCCGGAGCGCGGGCGCATCGACGGCGCGGTGCTCGAGGCCTACCGCGAGCGGCTCCTGAAGATGAAGGCCCGGGGCCTGCGGCCGGTGGTGACGCTCCATCACTTCACCCACCCCCTGTGGTTCCACCGTGACACGCCCTGGCACCTGCCCCAGAGCGTCGAGGCCTTCCGCGCCTATGTGCGCGCCTGTGCCCCCATCCTCCGGGGACTGGACGCGCTCGTCATCTCCCTGAACGAGCCCATGGTGCTGCTGCTCGGCGGCTACCTGCAGGGCCTGATGCCGCCGGGCATCGCCGACGGGGCGAAGATGATGGCGGCCCTGGGCAACATGGTACGCGCCCACGTGGCCGCGCGCGAGGAGCTCCAGGCGGCGCTCGGCCACGTGGAGATCGGCATCTCGCAGAACACGCTCGCCTTCGCGCCGGACCGCTCCTGGAATCCCCTGGATCGCGCGCTCGTGCGCCTGGGCGCCCAGGCCTACAACCACTCCTTCCACGAGGTGCTGGTGTCCGGAAAGCTCCGGGTGAACATGCCCGGCATCGGCTCCACGAAGCAGGACATCCCCGGGGCGAAGGACTCGTGCGACTTCATCGGGGTGAACTACTACACGCGCGCCCACCTGCGCTTTTTGCCGCGCCCCCCGTTCCTCTCCTTCCAGTTCCGCGACAAGCACGGCCGGGGCCTCACGGACATCGGCTGGGAGGTGTGGCCCGAGGGCTTCGGCCAGGTGCTGCGCGAGCTCAAGCGCTACGGGCTGCCGGTGTGGGTGACGGAGAACGGCATCGATGACCGCGGCGGGGAGCGCCGTCCGGCCTACCTGCGCGAGCACCTGGAGCAGGTGCTCACCGCGCGCGCCGAGGGCGTGGACGTGCGCGGCTACCTCTACTGGAGCCTCCTGGACAACTTCGAGTGGCTCGAGGGCTGGGGGCCGCGCTTCGGCCTGTACCACGTGGACTTCGAGACGCTCGAGCGCCGCCCCACCCCCGCCTGCCAGTTCTACCGGGAGGTGGCCACCACGCGGCGCCTGCCGAGCCTCGTCCCGCCGAGTTCCGCCACGCGGCCCAACCTCATCATTCAGCCGAGCGCGGCGCGGTAG